The following proteins are encoded in a genomic region of Triticum dicoccoides isolate Atlit2015 ecotype Zavitan chromosome 1B, WEW_v2.0, whole genome shotgun sequence:
- the LOC119349349 gene encoding threonine synthase, chloroplastic-like, translating into MAATTHAPSPSPSLSFLLSRPRSAAPQLRLRPAAHRRVRCATDAAVPAPAPAPAATNKHRRAADEDIREEAARHRAPANDFSAWYEPFPPGPGGSGTDERYSLDEIVYRSSSGGLLDVRHDMDALARYPGSYWRDLFDSRVGRTVWPYGSGVWSKKEFVLPGIDPDHIVSLFEGNSNLFWAERLGRDHLAGMKDLWVKHCGISHTGSFKDLGMTVLVSQVNRLRRAPLSRPIAGVGCASTGDTSAALSAYCAAAGIPAIVFLPANRISLEQLIQPIANGATVLSLDTDFDGCMRLIREVTAELPIYLANSLNSLRLEGQKTAAIEILQQFDWEVPDWVIVPGGNLGNIYAFYKGFEMCRVLGLVDRLPRLVCAQAANANPLYRYYKSGWTQFQPQVAEPTFASAIQIGDPVSVDRAVVALKATNGIVAEATEEELMNAMSLADRTGMFACPHTGVALAALFKLREEGTIGANDRTVVVSTAHGLKFSQSKIDYHDQKIEDMACKYANPPVSVKADFGAVMDVLKKRLKGKL; encoded by the coding sequence ATGGCGGCCACcacccacgccccctccccctccccgtccctctccttcctcctctcccgccCCCGCTCCGCCGCGCCGCAGCTCCGCCTCCGCCCAGCCGCCCACCGCCGCGTCCGCTGCGCCACCGACGCCGCcgtccccgcccccgcccccgcccccgccgccaccaACAAGCACCGGCGCGCGGCGGACGAGGACATCCGCGAGGAGGCGGCGCGGCACCGCGCCCCGGCCAACGACTTCTCCGCCTGGTACGAGCCCTTCCCCCCCGGCCCCGGCGGGTCCGGCACGGACGAGCGCTACTCCCTGGACGAGATCGTGTACCGCTCCAGCTCCGGCGGCCTCCTCGACGTGCGCCACGACATGGACGCCCTCGCGCGCTACCCGGGGTCCTACTGGCGGGACCTCTTCGACTCCCGCGTCGGCCGCACCGTCTGGCCCTACGGCTCCGGCGTCTGGTCCAAGAAGGAGTTCGTGCTCCCGGGGATCGACCCGGACCACATCGTCTCCCTCTTCGAGGGCAACTCCAACCTCTTCTGGGCCGAGCGCCTCGGCcgcgaccacctcgccggcatgaAGGACCTCTGGGTCAAGCACTGCGGCATCTCCCACACGGGTTCCTTCAAGGACCTCGGCATGACCGTGCTCGTCAGCCAGGTCAACCGCCTCCGCCGCGCCCCGCTCTCCCGCCCCATCGCCGGCGTCGGCTGCGCCTCCACGGGGGACACCTCCGCCGCGCTCTCCGCCTACTGCGCGGCTGCCGGGATCCCAGCCATCGTCTTCCTCCCGGCCAACCGCATCTCGCTCGAGCAGCTCATCCAGCCCATCGCCAACGGCGCCACCGTGCTCTCCCTCGACACGGACTTTGATGGCTGTATGCGGCTCATCAGGGAGGTGACTGCCGAGCTGCCCATTTACCTTGCCAATTCGCTCAATTCGCTCAGGCTGGAGGGGCAGAAGACGGCAGCCATTGAGATACTGCAGCAGTTCGATTGGGAGGTCCCAGATTGGGTCATTGTACCGGGAGGCAATCTTGGAAACATATATGCTTTCTACAAGGGATTCGAGATGTGCCGTGTTCTTGGTCTCGTTGATCGTCTGCCACGGCTTGTCTGCGCACAGGCCGCCAATGCCAACCCGCTGTACCGCTACTACAAGTCAGGGTGGACACAATTCCAGCCACAGGTGGCTGAGCCAACATTTGCGTCGGCGATTCAGATCGGTGACCCTGTATCGGTCGACCGTGCGGTGGTCGCACTCAAGGCAACAAATGGCATCGTCGCAGAGGCCACGGAGGAGGAGCTCATGAATGCAATGTCCCTCGCAGACCGCACCGGCATGTTTGCCTGCCCGCACACTGGGGTCGCGCTCGCGGCTCTCTTCAAGCTCCGGGAAGAGGGCACCATCGGGGCAAATGACCGCACAGTGGTCGTCAGCACGGCGCACGGCCTCAAGTTCTCCCAGTCCAAGATA